In Scytonema millei VB511283, the genomic window TTGAGGTAAGAGGATTGAGATAACCTAGTCTAAGTTTATTAAAATATTGTAAGCTGTATCTGCTCTTACACCGCTAGAATCCCTGCAAATCATAAAAAATTGACGGAAGGCTAACAGTTTCTATTGACTATAGCGCAATCTATAAAAATTAACCATCCAGTTTACAGTTTTTAGCTATTGGCGTGTGACAAAGGATTTGGACAGATAGAAAAACAATCTGTGGGAAAGTTAAGTAATTTGTCGCCTTGGTCTTGTATGCGTAGTTAACTGCACCGATTGTCTGAATTTACTGCTGGTTTTTCCCTAGCGAAATGAATGTGAGTAAAATACTGGACTGACGCAGCTAAAACTACAGAGATAAAAGAACTAGTAAAGTCAAAGCTGAACTATCATAGATAAATTGTTGTCAATGCCAGCAGCCCATCAACTCAGTCCACTAGTGAGTAAAAGCTACCACATATGTCAAGTAGCTAATCTCCCACCTAAATTGTAAGTATGTCTGACCAATTAAGACTTGATGAAGCGGTAGAGTTTGCTGAAAATCCAGAACCTCGCTGTCCTTGCGTATTACTTCTAGATACTTCAGGTTCGATGCAGGGAGCAGCAATAGATGCTTTAAATGAAGGGCTGCGTGCATTGCAAACAGATTTATTACAAAACTCTCTCGCTGCCCGACGTGTTGAGGTGGCGATCGTTGTTTTTGATAGTGATGTCAAAGTTATACAGGATTTTGTCACTCCCGACCAACTCGATCTACCAGAGCTGACAGCGCAAGGCTTAACCTGTATGGGAACTGGAATTCATCGCGCCTTAGACATGATCCAGTCTCGCAAAGCTACATACCGCGCTCACGGGGTAGCTTATTATCGTCCCTGGATATTTTTAATTACAGATGGAGAACCCCAAGGAGAATCAGAGCAATTAATCGAGCAGGCAAGGCAGCGAATTGAGACAGATGAAGTTAACAAGCATGTAGCTTTTTTCTCTGTGGGCGTAGAAAATGCTAATCTGGAGCGGCTCAAGTATATATCTGTCCGCACTCCACTCAGACTTAAAGGACTGAGGTTTACAGAAATGTTTCTCTGGTTGTCTGCTAGCATCACAGCCGT contains:
- a CDS encoding vWA domain-containing protein produces the protein MSDQLRLDEAVEFAENPEPRCPCVLLLDTSGSMQGAAIDALNEGLRALQTDLLQNSLAARRVEVAIVVFDSDVKVIQDFVTPDQLDLPELTAQGLTCMGTGIHRALDMIQSRKATYRAHGVAYYRPWIFLITDGEPQGESEQLIEQARQRIETDEVNKHVAFFSVGVENANLERLKYISVRTPLRLKGLRFTEMFLWLSASITAVSHSRFDEQVALPPVGWGAT